The window TATTTATctattttctttttgatttttttaaatGAAGGAAAATGActatttatgatattatcattatattttaatattaactatagatgtaTGTGAATAGAATTAAAGATAAAAGAAAACGTAAGAGCAAAAgcgtaaattaataaataaatattgcagtacttttattatattttcttaaactgtgtgtttttctcTGAAgtagacggagggagtattatacaTGGGATCTTTTTCAAAGACACGTTGGATTTTGATTATGTGATTTACATAACGGATCTTTGTCAAAAACGTAGAATTTTTATTGATAATGTTGTTCCCTATTATAATACTCCCTTCGTCTCAattcaatagtccacagacaaagtTCACATAGTTTAAGAAAAAATGACTGTCACATTTACTTTTTGTGTACTTTTTCCCTATTTTCCAGTTTTACGCGTTACTTTTTATCTATACTTATGTCTTACTTAAATAAAGCAAGGGTATAGAAGTACTTTAACCAATTATTCTTAcccatttatggaagtggactattaatttgagacAGACGAAAAAGAAaatgtggactattaatatgggacataGGGAGTATAATGTAACAGTTTTTTAATAAATTAATACTCCATCCATTCCATATTAATAGTCCTATTTCCTTTTTAATCCGTCCAAAATTAGTCGTTCACTTTCATAAATATATAAGAATAATTGTTTAACATACTTTTATATCTTTAAGAATAATTATTTAAAAGACTTTCATATCTTTACTTTAGTTAAATATGACAAAATGTAGGTAAAAGTTAAGGGGAGAACCGGAAAGTAGACGAAAACGTAAATATGACATTTATTTTTCTTAAACTATATGTACTTCTTTGAGACTATTAAATTGGAACAGAGGGTTGTTTAAAAAACAATCACACATATACGTATAATAATTTTTAACTTATAACACTAATAGCGAAAGCGTTTTAATCACACACCAATCATTAAAACGGATTCACCTGTATTATAcggctaataaataaataaatatcaagaAAGAAAGAAAACAAACATCTCTAAGAAAATCATGATTTGATAGAGAAAAACCTACGACCgaaaatacaactttcatttacTAGTCCACACTGCTTTTCAAACAATGTCAATCAAATGTTAGTCCTCAAATATTGAATTTAAATAATCAACActtgattatttaagaaataaaaaCAGTTAGCGTGGTAGTCATGCGTTGTTGTTGGTGTCTTGCTATGGTTTCATGAGGCTTTTTAGTTGCGTTTACGATGTGCTTGGCGTATtccatttcaattatatgtgttttaTTCTAGATTGATTTACTTTATATCATCGGTATATATGGATTTTTTTTTAAGGGCCAAAAACTTATTAAAATAAAGACTACCTAGCGAGCAGCTATAGTAGCTTGTACAAACTTACAACAGCTTTACATGCCAAGTATTCCAAATCAAATTTTTTTTCCTCTAGACATCAACAAACTAAAGGAAAATAAATAAACAGACTCAAAAAACATACATTTCTTCAAAACTCGGGGGTTGAACAATACACCCTTCCTGTATCTCCATAAATGCCAAATGGTTGCAGCGACAATGACACTTAGCTTCTCTTTTACCTCCTTTAGAGCGCGTAAACCATCTAACCAAATCAACCAATCATTCAAATCTGCAAACAACGGCATGTCTACATCAATCCATATGATAACTCTTTTCCACACGTCCTTCGCCACGGAACAATCAAAAAAACGTGTTGCAATGATTCGACCCCGCAGTTACAAGACACACAACCAATCCTCTCTAGCTCCAACCCCTTATGAGATAAATTAAGACACGTAGACAATCTATCTCGTGCCACTCTCCAAATGAAAATATTAATCTTTTTTTGAAGTAACTTCACCCACCATGTTTTAGGAGTCGTTGTTGGTAAGGTTAATTTATCGATATACCTTCTTGTATTACTCACTGAATATACTCCGTAGTCAGCTAAAGACCATTTCCACCTATCATCTGCATCACAAAACATTAAAGGGCCGATATACTCTTTTAAACGTTCGAGGGCTTCAAGATTTCTTGATTTAAAATCAACTCGATTCCATGACCAAGACCATGATCCCGCCACAAATCTCTCGACTAGCGTAAAAACACTATTTGAATATAAATGATATAAATTTCCAAATATTCCCTTCAACGTACCTTCTCTGACCCAATTTTCAGTCCAAATATGTATTTGATGACTATTCCCAACTTTCATTCTTAACGTGTCATGAGGTAGCAAACCTTCATTTAGAGTTTTGCAAAAACTGGTCACCATGTTTCGCCAAACCCCACTGATCGAAACAGCTTTGTTGTCGAAAGTAGAATGATCCCCATTAATCGATTTTAAGAACTTAACCCACAACGTTTTAGGTGCATCCACAAATTGCCATATCCAGTTGTACAATAACCCGAGATTAAGTACACGTAAACTTCCAATATCTATACCCCCCATGATCTAGAGAATTAAGGGCAATGTCCTACCTCACCCAATGCATCTTCTTGTTCGTTTCACTAGAACCCCAAAAAAACTAGGCACGTAACCCTTCTAGCTACTTTAAAACCAAATTCGGGCATTTAAACAACGTCAAGTATTAAATATCCATACTACCCAAGACTGATTTTAAAAGTGTATAGCGACCTCCAATAGCTAACATATTAGCTTTCCAACCGGATAGCTTTTTACAAAATCGGTCACACAATGGTTTCCAACTCGAAGTCGTATTCATATTTACCCCAACTGGAAGTCCTAAGTAAGTTAAAGGAAACTTACCTTTAGAACAACTGAATTCATGCACAAAGTCTTCCAAAACCGCGTCTTGCACTCCAAGGCCGAATAAATGAGATTTAGCAATATTAATATTCAACCCTGAAAATCGATAGAAATCATTGAACACTTGTAAAGTGTTAAGAAGACTATCCCTATTCCAGTCCAAAATAATCACTGCATCATCCGCATAAAACAAATGTGAAACAATGATTTTCGAGTTGTTCACACATGCACGTTTTATCAGTCCTTCTTCAACTTTCACTTTTAAACATAGATGTAAACCTTCCATAACGATCAAAAACAAGAACGAACTTAGAGGATCCCCTTGTCTAAGGCCATGATTGCTTCGAAACTCTCTCGATGAACTCTCATTAATCAAGACCGAAGCTCAAGCATCTTTTAATCACATTCCAATCCAATCTCGCAACTGATTACCGAAGCCCTTAATAAAAAGCATATGACCCAAAAATTCCCAGCTAATG of the Rutidosis leptorrhynchoides isolate AG116_Rl617_1_P2 chromosome 5, CSIRO_AGI_Rlap_v1, whole genome shotgun sequence genome contains:
- the LOC139849280 gene encoding uncharacterized protein → MEGLHLCLKVKVEEGLIKRACVNNSKIIVSHLFYADDAVIILDWNRDSLLNTLQVFNDFYRFSGLNINIAKSHLFGLGVQDAVLEDFVHEFSCSKGKFPLTYLGLPVGVNMNTTSSWKPLCDRFCKKLSGWKANMLAIGGRYTLLKSVLGSMDI